In Streptomyces nojiriensis, one genomic interval encodes:
- a CDS encoding phospholipase D-like domain-containing protein, with protein MTGTPGEELTPASTVELQVRTEEPGVHGVWFNRGVYASQAYAERFQNLHPDDIPHRAAWRWLSRGLEEALLAFIGTADGDGWQLHAALYEFEYLPVLEAFRVAAATGADVRLVVFDHPDNRKAVTAAGIDDLVVTWRTRATIPHNKFVIASHEGAPRAVWTGSTNITENGIFGQSNVGHTVTDASVARQYRDYWSQLVTDPTPGTLNDWVDAENPMPDPWPAGISVVFSPHTHTTAQDRYADLFGSAQDLLCITFPFNLDRRFAGRLPGDHPALRWLLFENAGIADAHRSQVTDPETELVACGLVEEGGLAGWAAEHINPFSHNIEYLHTKYLLIDPLGDDPIVVTGSANFSNPSANKNDENMLVIRGDHGLAEIYFTEFSRLFNHHRFRDSLRLAGHQPTPGPETGVEAPVPLVAGHWSDKYYDEPARIHQRRLLAGSP; from the coding sequence ATGACCGGAACCCCGGGGGAGGAACTCACGCCGGCGTCGACCGTCGAACTGCAGGTGCGGACCGAGGAGCCGGGCGTGCACGGTGTCTGGTTCAACCGTGGCGTGTACGCCTCACAGGCCTACGCCGAACGCTTCCAGAACCTCCATCCCGACGACATCCCCCACCGCGCGGCCTGGCGCTGGCTGTCGCGCGGCCTGGAGGAGGCGCTGCTCGCCTTCATCGGCACCGCCGACGGCGACGGGTGGCAGCTCCACGCGGCGCTGTACGAATTCGAGTACCTGCCCGTGCTCGAAGCCTTCCGCGTGGCCGCGGCGACGGGCGCGGACGTCCGGCTCGTCGTGTTCGACCACCCTGACAACCGCAAAGCGGTGACCGCCGCCGGCATCGACGACCTCGTCGTCACCTGGCGGACGCGGGCCACGATCCCGCACAACAAGTTCGTGATCGCGAGTCACGAGGGTGCGCCGCGGGCCGTCTGGACCGGATCGACCAACATCACCGAGAACGGGATCTTCGGACAGTCCAACGTCGGGCACACCGTCACCGATGCGTCGGTCGCCCGGCAGTACCGCGACTACTGGTCCCAGCTCGTCACGGACCCGACGCCCGGCACCCTCAACGACTGGGTGGACGCCGAGAATCCGATGCCCGACCCCTGGCCCGCCGGCATATCGGTCGTGTTCAGCCCGCACACGCACACCACGGCGCAGGACCGCTACGCCGATCTCTTCGGATCGGCCCAGGACCTGCTGTGCATCACGTTCCCGTTCAACCTCGATCGCCGATTCGCGGGCCGGCTCCCCGGCGACCACCCTGCGCTGCGCTGGCTGCTGTTCGAGAACGCCGGCATCGCCGACGCGCACCGGAGCCAGGTCACCGATCCCGAGACCGAGCTGGTGGCCTGCGGCCTCGTCGAGGAGGGCGGCCTCGCGGGGTGGGCGGCCGAGCACATCAATCCGTTCTCCCACAACATCGAGTACCTGCACACGAAGTACCTGCTGATCGACCCGCTCGGCGACGATCCGATCGTGGTCACCGGCTCGGCCAACTTCAGCAATCCCTCCGCGAACAAGAACGACGAGAACATGCTGGTGATCCGGGGCGACCACGGCCTCGCGGAGATCTACTTCACCGAGTTCTCCCGCCTGTTCAACCACCACCGCTTCCGGGACTCGCTCCGCCTGGCCGGGCACCAGCCGACGCCCGGCCCCGAGACGGGAGTCGAAGCCCCGGTGCCGCTCGTCGCCGGGCACTGGTCGGACAAGTACTACGACGAACCGGCGCGGATCCACCAGCGCCGGCTGCTGGCCGGCTCGCCGTAG
- a CDS encoding GNAT family N-acetyltransferase gives MPKRVELSPLTPSDQDEFCTLVRASSELHRPWMQLPATAQEFQVWTRRFDDGTNLGFLVRVRDTGAAVGMVNINSIIRGRYQGASLGYAAFAPSAGRGYMTEGVAATLRYAFTDLRLHRLEANIQPANTASLALVKRLGFRYEGLSPAYLYIDGDWRDHERWAVTAPSPWTPDPSLPEV, from the coding sequence ATGCCGAAACGTGTTGAACTGAGCCCGCTCACCCCCTCCGACCAGGACGAGTTCTGCACGCTCGTGCGGGCCAGCTCCGAGCTGCACCGGCCATGGATGCAGCTACCGGCGACCGCGCAGGAGTTCCAGGTCTGGACGCGCCGCTTCGACGACGGCACCAACCTGGGCTTCCTGGTGCGTGTCCGGGACACCGGCGCAGCCGTCGGCATGGTCAACATCAACTCGATCATCCGGGGCCGCTACCAGGGCGCGTCCCTCGGCTACGCGGCCTTCGCCCCGTCCGCGGGGCGCGGGTACATGACCGAAGGGGTCGCCGCCACCCTGCGGTACGCCTTCACCGACCTGCGGCTCCACCGGCTGGAGGCCAACATCCAGCCGGCGAACACGGCGTCGCTCGCCCTGGTCAAGCGGCTGGGCTTCCGCTACGAGGGGCTCTCGCCCGCCTACCTCTACATCGACGGGGACTGGCGGGACCACGAGCGCTGGGCCGTCACCGCACCGAGCCCCTGGACGCCCGACCCGTCCCTTCCCGAGGTCTGA
- a CDS encoding TetR/AcrR family transcriptional regulator — protein sequence MAGRPRGVEDEVILRAAAEVMGRVGPSGLTLAVVAREVGLVPGTLVQRFGSKRGLILALADQSVRDTDALPDRVRAEHGSALGALAALLAEWTAPMVSPQTFANHLAFLCMDLTDPELHERALAVHEAQRRAVGTLLTQALSTGELRATTDVEALTATVQAVTSGAGLVWALDRQGTIVQRVRRGLDAVLAPHIAAHTATATA from the coding sequence GTGGCCGGACGTCCCCGCGGGGTGGAAGACGAGGTGATCCTGCGTGCGGCGGCCGAGGTGATGGGACGGGTCGGGCCGTCCGGGCTGACGCTGGCGGTGGTAGCCCGCGAGGTCGGGCTGGTGCCCGGCACGCTCGTACAGCGGTTCGGCTCCAAGCGCGGCCTGATCCTGGCACTGGCCGATCAGTCAGTGCGGGACACGGACGCGCTGCCCGACCGGGTCCGCGCGGAGCACGGCTCGGCGCTCGGGGCCCTGGCCGCCCTGCTCGCGGAGTGGACGGCTCCGATGGTCTCGCCGCAGACCTTCGCCAACCATCTGGCGTTCCTGTGCATGGATCTCACGGACCCCGAACTGCACGAGCGGGCCCTCGCCGTGCACGAGGCCCAGCGCCGGGCGGTCGGAACGCTGCTGACGCAGGCCCTGTCCACGGGCGAGCTCCGTGCGACGACGGATGTCGAGGCGCTGACCGCGACCGTGCAGGCCGTCACCTCCGGCGCGGGTCTCGTCTGGGCGCTCGACCGCCAGGGCACCATCGTCCAGCGCGTCCGGCGCGGGCTAGACGCCGTGCTGGCCCCCCATATCGCCGCCCACACCGCCACCGCCACCGCGTGA